AGTTAATTGCTTCCATGAAACAGTGTGTGTATGATTTACCTGAGTTGAGAAGTTGTCAAGTACTAAATGGGGGTATGCTTCTGACATTTTTCCCATTGCCTTCCTGCCTCTAATATCATGTCGTGTCACCTGACCACAACAACAAAAACTAAGGATATAACCGAGTCTGAGCAATCATTTTGTACACTTGTGCTACACAACATCTCAGCATATATATACTTCCAAAAAGGTTAAGCACACCTACCACATTGAGCAACCCGAAGTATGCAGTTGGACCATTCGGTAGATGGGAGACGATCAAACCATCAGGTTGACCACGATGTTCATGGACCAAAATAAGATCTGTGATATTATGTGACCGGCATGACTCAACGATTTCTGATATGACCTGCAGATCAGTAAAAAGTGAAGAACACCTAATTGTGCACAGCAATATGTTCATTCATTTACTACCTATATAAAAATCATGGACAACAAGTTCTAATTTCTTGCAAGCAATGCATAGCAAGTACTGGATATGGTATAAACAAAAGAACAATATCATGGTAACTGCTGCTGCAATATACCTGGCCACCACGGTTCATTCTCTGTGACATGGGAAAGACAACCTTCAGCTCCTAGGAAGAGAACCAGAACGGGCGGTTAGCTGAATGCAATGCACCATTTGGACTTACGGAAAGGATCCAAAAGTTTCCAGGACAGCAGAAATACCTTAACAAACTGAGTTAGCGGCGCGCTGGGATTGCGAGACGTGGTGAATAGTATCTTGGGCTCCCGAACTGAGGCAGTAGCGTACTCGTTATCGGCCATGCTCTTAGGAACTGTAGCACCCAATCACCGATCCAAACAACCAAACAACGGAACAACACACGTTAGACAGATCTCCCTACAAACAAACGTAAAAGAGCAAGGAGACTGCATTACACTCGCTCGAGCAAAAAGAAGCCATGGGATGGAGGGAGGGGGTACGGGAACAACACGCACCTCGAGTCTCCTGGTCCTCGAGGTCGATCTGCCTCCGCAGCTCGCGCACCTCGTTGCGGAGCTCGGTGGGGATGGGCTTGCCCTCCTCGAGCGCCGCCCGGATGCGGCGCTTCTTCTGGAACAGCGCCCGCTGGGAGGCCTCGCCGCTCTTGGAGTGCAGGTACTGCCGCCGGTCGCGCATACGCCGCCGTATCATCTTCGCTTCCCACCTCCTCCACAACGCTTGCGCAGGGCCAGACTCGGCAAAACCCTAGGCGTAGGGTTCTTCTCCGGCGTAGGCGTCGGCGGCGGGGCCGGGGGCCGGCGCTCCTCGACATAATAGCTACCAatgtgggcctatatgggcttGCACGACTGGGCCCGTTTGCTCTTTGCTAGGGCCTCGGGAGCATCTCCATGGCTGGAAAAAAACAGAGGATTTTGGGTTGCAAATTTTATGGGccaacaaaaaaaaacttttctagTCTCCTATATATTTGGGGAAAAAAGTCTTATTTTCctctctaagagcatctccaagggctttCCATTCTCAGCTTTGC
This window of the Sorghum bicolor cultivar BTx623 chromosome 7, Sorghum_bicolor_NCBIv3, whole genome shotgun sequence genome carries:
- the LOC8067854 gene encoding U3 small nucleolar ribonucleoprotein protein IMP4, with product MIRRRMRDRRQYLHSKSGEASQRALFQKKRRIRAALEEGKPIPTELRNEVRELRRQIDLEDQETRVPKSMADNEYATASVREPKILFTTSRNPSAPLTQFVKELKVVFPMSQRMNRGGQVISEIVESCRSHNITDLILVHEHRGQPDGLIVSHLPNGPTAYFGLLNVVTRHDIRGRKAMGKMSEAYPHLVLDNFSTQVGERTATILKHLFLMPKPDSKRIITFANRDEYISFRHHVYEKSGGPGSMELKEVGPRFELRLYQIKLGAVEQNEAQSEFVLRPYINTAKKQKTVGA